One genomic window of Daphnia pulex isolate KAP4 chromosome 12, ASM2113471v1 includes the following:
- the LOC124209369 gene encoding uncharacterized protein LOC124209369, with protein MASQSSERLAISIARQCTDVKIVNGMTLYKLPLKRNWTFSESSDIVKRYSFGSGWHTTSTDKTILLMGATGSGKTTWINAMINYILGVEWNDNFRFILVDEEVNRNQAHSQTQGVTAYDIHYRTGFRIPFSLTIVDTPGFGDTQGIKRDSDITSAVKKFFEDENGIEELDAVGFVVQSALVRLTASQQYIFNSVLSIFGKDIKENIRFLATFADGNRPRVLDAINEAQLPCRKDRNGLPCHQKFNNGAIYSNNKDEDDDYSLIEWKSGMRNFKLFFDELFDMPTKSLQMTLEVLENRKQLEIKLKWMQDAIPRHLTKMEELRTKEALMERHKVEVDANQHFEIKVPVSKKVKVNVDCLAAMNCTKCETTCHYPCDPVYAKSWCPAFSSQQLADGGIIQTVGILLERAVIPFREANCKICPGNCSSNDHKNEVQRWIYKQVEETQTLEDIREKYETAKGNKMDAEELVAALKCDVDILKKDIVKAIDEIKNLHNKLKKNALHGNPLTTPEYIRMLIDNEKAEHKDGFAERIKSLEELLPLAKLTDDIVDTDKFQQLMLI; from the exons ATGGCTAGCCAATCAAGTGAGAGACTTGCCATTTCCATCGCACGCCAATGTACTGACGTCAAAATCGTGAATGGAATGACTTTGTACAAATTGCCActaaaaagaaactggaccTTTTCGGAGTCGTCCGACATTGTCAAGCGATACTCTTTTGGCAGTGGTTGGCATACTACTAGCACAGATAAAACTATTTTGCTAATGGGAGCCACAGGATCGGGAAAAACCACTTGGATCAACGCCATGATCAATTACATTTTAGGGGTCGAATGGAACGATAATTTCCGTTTTATTCTCGTCGACGAAGAGGTCAATAGAAATCAAGCGCACAGTCAAACCCAAGGAGTCACAGCCTACGACATCCACTACCGAACTGGATTCCGCATTCCATTTTCTCTGACTATCGTCGATACACCAGGATTTGGTGACACGCAAGGAATTAAGCGAGACAGTGACATCACATCGGCCGTTAAGAAATTCTTTGAAGATGAAAATGGCATTGAG GAATTGGACGCTGTTGGCTTCGTCGTCCAATCTGCACTCGTCCGTCTAACAGCTTCACAACAATACATTTTCAACTCGGTATTGTCAATTTTTGGCAAAGAcattaaagaaaacattcgGTTTCTTGCCACCTTCGCAGACGGAAATCGACCACGCGTCTTAGATGCCATCAATGAGGCACAACTTCCTTGCCGGAAGGACAGGAACGGATTGCCTTGCCACCAGAAATTCAACAACGGCGCCATCTACTCCAACAACAAAGATGAGGACGATGACTATTCACTCATCGAATGGAAGAGTGGAATGAGAAatttcaagttgttttttgACGAATTATTCGACATGCCAACTAAATCGCTTCAAATGACTTTAGAAGTGTTGGAGAACAGAAAGCAACTGGAAATAAAACTCAAATGGATGCAGGACGCTATCCCACGACATTTGACTAAGATGGAAGAGTTGCGAACTAAAGAGGCACTCATGGAGCGGCACAAAGTTGAAGTCGACGCcaatcaacattttgaaatcaaagtgCCAGTTTCTAAAAAAGTCAAAGTCAATGTCGATTGCCTGGCAGCCATGAACTGTACAAAATGTGAAACAACCTGCCACTATCCATGCGATCCAGTTTATGCAAAGAGTTGGTGCCCAGCATTTTCTTCGCAGCAATTAGCTGATGGCGGTATCATACAAACTGTTGGTATATTACTCGAAAGAGCGGTAATTCCATTTCGTGAGGCGAATTGCAAAATCTGCCCTGGCAACTGCAGCAGCAATGACCACAAAAACGAAGTACAGCGCTGGATCTACAAACAAGTGGAGGAGACACAAACCCTAGAAGACATTCGTGAAAAGTATGAAACagcaaaaggaaataagaTGGACGCAGAAGAACTGGTGGCAGCTCTGAAATGCGATGtcgatattttgaaaaaagatatcGTCAAAGCCATCgacgaaatcaaaaatttgcataataaattgaaaaagaatgcGCTACATGGCAACCCGCTCACCACTCCCGAGTATATCCGGATGCTGATTGACAACGAGAAAGCAGAACACAAAGATGGATTCGCGGAAAGAATCAAGAGTTTGGAGGAACTGCTGCCATTGGCCAAACTGACCGATGACATTGTGGATACAGACAAATTTCAACAGCTGATGTTGATTTAG
- the LOC124209366 gene encoding CAAX prenyl protease 2-like, which yields MDETCFMTANLSCFFLASVYVGSLYIWKSNEDRNHPKTVIRRFISAFCMLFVAPVIVYITLKYMKPQESIDLLTLLGLRWNGLLLAISVPVILTSVLFLGPITSSFFDGSWKDLFSAECWKNNLHDILWIRNQIVAPISEEFTFRACMLPQLLKCYSNSQAVLVSPLFFGVGHFHHMVERWRQGMPLAQSLLLSCFQFAYTTLFGMYAAFLFIRTGNVAAPCVAHAFCNVMGFPDFGEIGRLNGWKRIVLASAFVVGLLGWYFLLWPLTEPTLYDNNP from the exons ATGGACGAAACCTGTTTTATGACGGCAAACTTATCCTGCTTTTTCCTAGCTTCTGTCTATGTTGGGAGCCTCTATATTTggaaatcaaatgaagatCG AAATCACCCCAAAACGGTGATTCGTAGATTCATCAGTGCATTCTGCATGCTATTTGTAGCTCCAGTGATTGTGTACATCACATTAAAATACATGAAGCCCCAA GAATCAATTGATCTTCTTACTTTATTGGGGTTAAGGTGGAATGGCTTATTATTAGCCATCTCAGTACCAGTGATTTTGACGAGTGTCCTCTTTTTAGGGCCAATCACCAGTTCATTCTTTGATGGGTCATGGAAAGACTTATTCA GTGCAGAATGCTGGAAAAATAACCTGCATGATATATTGTGGATCCGCAACCAAATTGTTGCACCGATCTCAGAGGAATTTACGTTTCGAGCGTGCATGCTTCCCCAGCTTCTCAAGTGCTATTCAAATTCACAAGCAGTCCTAGTCAGTCCGCTGTTTTTTGGAGTCG GGCATTTTCATCATATGGTCGAGCGTTGGCGGCAAGGAATGCCTTTAGCTCAGTCTCTACTACTATcat GTTTTCAGTTTGCTTACACCACCCTTTTCGGAATGTACGccgcatttttatttattcgaacGGGTAATGTTGCCGCTCCGTGTGTTGCGCACGCATTCTGTAACGTGATGGGTTTCCCCGATTTCGGTGAGATTGGCCGACTGAACGGTTGGAAAAGGATTGTGTTGGCTTCAGCTTTTGTCGTTGGGCTATTGGGGTGGTATTTCCTACTCTGGCCTTTAACAGAACCAACTCTTTATGATAATAATCCTTGA